From Cystobacter fuscus DSM 2262:
CCCGCGCCCAGCGCCTTGAGCGCGGCGGACGGGCCATCCAGGGCGATGCCGTGGTTCTTCAGCTCCGCCACCGCCGTCCAATCACTGACCACGAAGCCGTTGAAGCCCCACTCCCCGCGCAGGATGTCCGTCAGCAGGTGGGCGTTGGCCGTGGCGGGCACCCCGTTGAGCGTGTTGAAGGCGCTCATCAGGGTCGCGCTGCCCGCCTCGATGGCGGCCTGGTAGGGCGGCAGGTACGTCTGCCGCAGGCTCACCTCGGACATGTCGACGGTGTTGTAGTCCCGGCCCGCCTCGGCCCCGCCATAGGCGGCGAAGTGCTTCACGCTCGCCGCCACCGACGTGGACTCCGACAGCGAGGGGCCCTGGTAGCCCCGGACGTACGCGCGCGCCATGGCGGCGCCCAGGAAGGGATCCTCCCCCGAGCCCTCGGCGACGCGGCCCCAGCGCGGGTCGCGCGCGATGTCCACCATGGGCGAGAAGACCCAGCGGATGCCCTCGGCGGCGGCCTCGGTGGCGGCTAGGTGCATGGCCTGCTCCACCAGGGCCGGATCGAAGCTCGCCGCCATGCCCAGGGGAATGGGCATCGTGGTGCGGTAGCCGTGGATGACGTCGAAGCCGAACAGCAGCGGAATCTTCAGGCGGCTCTGCTCGACCGCGATGCGTTGGTAGCGATTGGTCTCCTGGGCGCCCACCACGTTGAACATCGAGCCGACGGCGCCGGTGCGCACCAGCGTCTCGTAGTCGGAGCGGCCGGTGCCCGGTCCCGTGGGCGTTCCCACCGAGTACTGCGCGAGCTGTCCCACCTTCTCCTCGAGCGTCATCCGCGCGAGCAGGGCCTCCACCCGGCGCTGGAGCCCGCCGCCGGCGAGCTGCTCGTTCGAGGGAGCCGGGTTCCGCACGCCGCGCTTCACCTGACTCCATTTCCGCAAACCCTTGGCCATTCAGGCAGCGTAGCCAATGGGTTCAGAAGGTGCCCATGCCAATGAGTCCGAAGGTGTGCTTCACGCGGTCCTGGCTGCCGACGAAGAGTCCGGACATCACCTGGCCGGTGCGCAGCGTGGCCGTGGCCATGAGGCGCAAGCGCGCCGTCTCCCATTGGTGGCTGATCAAGGTGTGGACGCTGAAGTTCTCGCGCCGCACTCCCGTCTCGAGCACCGTCCACAGGGCCGGATCGGCCTGATTGGAGTGCACGCCCAGGCAGAACTCGAGCCAGGACATCCGGCCCCTCAGGTTCGCCCACCGCGTGTCGAGCAGGAGCCCCTCGGCGGTGCGCGCCGCCGCGCCTCCCAGCTCGAGCTGCTCGAGGCGCAAGGTGTGCAGGGAGATCTCCGGCAGGCTCCATCGCAACGAGACGTCCGCGCGGGCGTTCTGGAAATGGCGCCCGGAACTCAGACGGACGGAGGTGTGCAGGCGCCTGTTGAGCAGGGTGCCGCTGAGCGAGATGGGCACGCCCAGGTCGTCGGCGGGCCTGGTTCCGAACTGGTGGAGCAGCCCGAGCGCCGCCGCGCTCGCGGCGATGACCGCCACCGGCTTGGGCACGCGCAGGAAGCCGAGCGTCGAGTTGAGTCCGCGCTGCAGCAGGCTGTCGGGGCCACTGAGCCTCGGGCCCAGGTCGCGCAGGCGCACCTGCTCTCCATCGGGGCCCAGGGCGAGCAGGGAGACGAGCTGCCGTCCCGCCGGGAGCTCGGACATCGTCAGGTTCTTCATGGGCTCGGAGAGCGAGTCCAGGGCGGCGCGCTGCTCGTACTGCGTCGCCGGGATGAAGCCCCAGGCCCGGGCACGGATGGCCAGGTCGAGCGAGGGCACGGTCAGCCCTCCGGCCAGGGCGCGCTCGGGGTCGGCGAGCGAGAACAGCAGCTCATCGAAGGCGGGCTGATCCGGCACGGTTGGAGGGGGAGCGAGCGGCCGATGCAGTTCGAGTACTGTCGCCCCGGCGGGGAGCGCCCAGAGTGCCACGGTGAAGATCACCGCCCATGCTGAGGCGAATCGGCCCATTCTCCTTACAAGGTGTTCAGACCTTCGCTTGCCAGCAAGCAAGGCACCGCGGTCAGCTGCCTCCCTGCTGACATCTCGGGCATCACCCGCCCGTGCCCGGGGCACTTGTCGCCCCCTGCCTGCCTGGTGGGTGGAACGAGTCACCCGTGCCCGGGGCGGGGTGGCGTATCCTCGCGCCCATGCACGCTCTGTTGATCGGCTCCGGCTCGCGCGGTGACTTCCAACCCATGCTCGCGCTCGCGGTGGCGCTGCGCCGGGCCGGTCACACGGTGACGCTGCTCGCCTCTCCCGTCTTCCAGGGGGAGGCCGAGGCGTTCGGCATCCCCTTCCATCCGTGTGGCCATGACGTGCGGGAGGTGCTCGCCGAGAACCGTGAGCGCACGCGCTCCCCGCTCGGCTTCGTCCGGACGCTGAATTCCATCATCGCCAGCGAGTTCGAGCTGCAGGTGGCGCACATCGAGCCGCGGCTCCGGGGCGTGGACCTGGTGGTGGGCGGGGGCTCGACGATGGCGGCGCACCTGCTCGCGGACGCGGCCGGAGTGCCCTACCGCTACATCGGCTACACGCCGCAAATCCTTCCCTCCGCGTTCCATCCGATGTTGATGGTGCCGCTCACCCGCTCCCCACGCGTGTTGAACCGGCTGCTCTGGGAGGCCGCGAGGCGGTTCTACAACCGGATGATGGACGCGCCCTACAACGCGCAGCGCGCGCGGCGGGGGCTCGCGCGCGACGAGGATCTCTTCGGCTCCATCTTCCCCCCGGACAAGACGCTGCTCGCGTGCGATCCGGAGCTCATGCCCGCGCCGCCCGACCTCGCCCAGGTGCCCCAGGTGGGCTCCTTCGCGCTGCCGGACGATCGGCCGCTGCCGCCCGAGGTCGAGGCGTTCCTGAGCGCCGGGCCCCCGCCCCTCTACGTGGGCTTCGGGAGCATGCCGGACGACGACCCCGCGAGCACCACGCGGCGGGTGCTCGAGGCCGCGAACAAGGCCGGGGTCCGGCTGCTCTTGTCCGCGGGGTGGGCGGGGCTCGGGGAGGGCGAGGCGCTCGGTCCCTCCGTGCGGGTGCTGGGCCCCGTGTCGCATGGGCTGCTCTTCCCGCGGCTGGCGGGCGCGGTGCACCATGGCGGGGCGGGGACCACCGCGGCGTCGGCGCGCGCGGGCATTCCCCAACTCGTGGTGCCCCACGCGTTCGACCAGTTCATGTTCGCCCACCACGTCCACCAGCGCGGCCTGGGCCCGAAGCCCCTTCCCAAGCGGGCGCTGACGGTGGAGCGGCTCGCCGAGGGACTCCGCGCGCTCGCCAGTGACGGGCCGATGCGGGAGCGGGCCCGCGTCACGGGCGAGCACATCCGGAGCCGGGAGCCCTTGCGCGCCGCCGTCACCTGGCTCGAGAGCGCCCTGCCTGGACGCGAGGAGCGGGTGGCCCGTACCGGTTGACGGGCCGCCTCGAGGCGCGGCCCTACGGGAGACGATCCTGGGGCAGGTTGTTCTGCACGCCCGAGACCGCCGGGCGGGACGAGCTGCCCGCGCGGTAGAGCAGGTCCTGCCAGACGATGGGCGAGCGCGTGCGGAAGGCGCTCGTGAGCTGGAGGACCGTCGTGCCATTCCTGCTCAACTGGAAGGACGGCTGGTTGTTCACGGCCAGGGGTGCGTCGAAGAACTGTGGGCCGGCGGCGAGGTCGGCGGTGTAGGCCGTGCCGCCCGAGGTGATCCGCACGCTCCCGCTCGACTTGAGCATGCCCAGCACGAAGACCCGGTCCACGAGCGGCACGCCATTCTTCGAGGCGGTGGGCTTGGGCTGCTTCGTCGTGTCGTAGGGCTCGCCGCTCAGGTGCATGCGGTGCGAGTAATAGAGGACATCGCGCACGAGGGTCGGCTGCTTGCGGGTCTTGAACCAGGTCGCGTAGTAGGCCGTCAAATCGTAGAACGCGTACTGCACGGCGGAGTTGGGCCGCAGGGCGTGACCTTCGTAGTGGTCATTCCAGGTGAGGATCTGCACCATCTTCACGCCCGAGTCGATCGCCGCCTTCCAGGTCTTGTACTGGGTGGTGAAGCCCGTGGTCTCGGTGGTGATGGAGCCGGTGGGGCGGTTGTCCGTGTGGCTGACGGGTGGAGAGTAGGGGACGCCGTTCTGGTCGCCCCAGGTCTTCAGGGTGGTGATGCCGTTGAGGGGAGTGGAGGTGTAGGGCAGGTTGTCCCAGCGCGAGAAGGTGGCTCCGACCATGAAGGGCTTGAGCGCGTTGCGGTTGGCTTCCGAGGGGTCGAGCAGGGTTCCCCACAGCACCGCGTCCATGCCATGCACGGTCTTGAGCTGGTCGAAGAACGCCTGGTACCAGGAGGCGGGCAGGGCCTCGGGCCGGAAGCTGCCCACGACGAACTTGCCGTTGAGCTTCCGCCACGACGCACGGTTCTTGAAGGTCGCGAGGTCATCGGCGCGCAGGCGCGGCTCGTTGGCACCGCTGCCCGTCGACAGGATGTGACTGTCGATGTTGGGAATGACGTGGAAGGGCGCGCTCGGGTTCTCGGTGTTGAACTCGTCGGCCGCGTTGAAGAGGTCCGTCAGCCATTTCCAGCGGTTGTCGGTGGGCCGGAACCAGAGGTTGAAGAGGAAGCCATCCACGCCGACGGCGGCGGCCGTCTGGATGTCCGTCTTCATGTCCCGCTTGCCGTAATCCGTTTCCACCGCGGGAACGGCGAGGAGGGGGACGGGCCTGTCGCGCAACCAGCCCCCGATGGACGCATAGGTACCCGTGGGTTTGAGCCAGTTGGTGTAGTTGTCGTAGTACTGGCCCGAGCTGGAGCCATAGCTGCGCAGCGGGAAGTTGTGCCAGTGCGCGAAGACCTTGTACTCGCTGGTGGCGAGGTCCGCCCGGGCCGGCATGTCGAAGGGAAGCAGCGCGTTGTTCAGCTCGAAGGGGGCCTTGGTGGCCAGGGGCGACTCACCGGCGCCCTCCGCGCCTTCCTCCAGGGGAAGCGCCGTCTCGGCGGGGCCGCAGGCCGACACGCTCAGGGCTCCCGACAGGAGCAGCAGGCGCAGTCCGTGCTTCATTCGGAAAACAC
This genomic window contains:
- a CDS encoding glycosyltransferase, with the translated sequence MHALLIGSGSRGDFQPMLALAVALRRAGHTVTLLASPVFQGEAEAFGIPFHPCGHDVREVLAENRERTRSPLGFVRTLNSIIASEFELQVAHIEPRLRGVDLVVGGGSTMAAHLLADAAGVPYRYIGYTPQILPSAFHPMLMVPLTRSPRVLNRLLWEAARRFYNRMMDAPYNAQRARRGLARDEDLFGSIFPPDKTLLACDPELMPAPPDLAQVPQVGSFALPDDRPLPPEVEAFLSAGPPPLYVGFGSMPDDDPASTTRRVLEAANKAGVRLLLSAGWAGLGEGEALGPSVRVLGPVSHGLLFPRLAGAVHHGGAGTTAASARAGIPQLVVPHAFDQFMFAHHVHQRGLGPKPLPKRALTVERLAEGLRALASDGPMRERARVTGEHIRSREPLRAAVTWLESALPGREERVARTG
- a CDS encoding endo-1,3-alpha-glucanase family glycosylhydrolase is translated as MKHGLRLLLLSGALSVSACGPAETALPLEEGAEGAGESPLATKAPFELNNALLPFDMPARADLATSEYKVFAHWHNFPLRSYGSSSGQYYDNYTNWLKPTGTYASIGGWLRDRPVPLLAVPAVETDYGKRDMKTDIQTAAAVGVDGFLFNLWFRPTDNRWKWLTDLFNAADEFNTENPSAPFHVIPNIDSHILSTGSGANEPRLRADDLATFKNRASWRKLNGKFVVGSFRPEALPASWYQAFFDQLKTVHGMDAVLWGTLLDPSEANRNALKPFMVGATFSRWDNLPYTSTPLNGITTLKTWGDQNGVPYSPPVSHTDNRPTGSITTETTGFTTQYKTWKAAIDSGVKMVQILTWNDHYEGHALRPNSAVQYAFYDLTAYYATWFKTRKQPTLVRDVLYYSHRMHLSGEPYDTTKQPKPTASKNGVPLVDRVFVLGMLKSSGSVRITSGGTAYTADLAAGPQFFDAPLAVNNQPSFQLSRNGTTVLQLTSAFRTRSPIVWQDLLYRAGSSSRPAVSGVQNNLPQDRLP